The following proteins are co-located in the Oceanimonas sp. GK1 genome:
- the slyA gene encoding transcriptional regulator SlyA — protein MKTLGMALATLVRQWRLINDERLKPLGLTQSRWITLSHLKQEDGIQQHRLARRVGVESPSLVRTLDGLEQLGLVERRPCANDRRGKTVHLTPAVQPLLSEMDAVLDQTRQQVLEGLSETELAELERMVRHIGANLQKMSAQLGDGKEGER, from the coding sequence ATGAAAACATTGGGCATGGCGCTGGCCACCCTGGTGCGGCAGTGGCGGCTGATCAACGATGAGCGCCTCAAACCCCTGGGGCTGACCCAGAGCCGCTGGATCACCCTGAGCCATCTCAAGCAGGAAGACGGCATTCAGCAACACCGGCTGGCGCGCCGGGTAGGGGTGGAAAGTCCGTCGCTGGTGCGCACCCTCGACGGCCTGGAGCAGCTGGGGCTGGTCGAACGCCGGCCCTGCGCCAACGATCGCCGGGGCAAAACGGTGCACCTGACCCCGGCGGTACAGCCGCTGCTGTCGGAAATGGACGCCGTGCTGGATCAGACCCGGCAGCAGGTGCTGGAAGGGCTCAGTGAAACGGAGCTGGCCGAGCTGGAACGCATGGTGCGTCATATCGGTGCCAACCTACAGAAAATGAGCGCCCAACTGGGCGATGGCAAAGAGGGCGAACGATGA
- a CDS encoding HlyD family secretion protein — MSAEQSFSRWVRLALVAFGVLLVYFVLIDNYAPMTPQAQAHRPVLAVAPRVAGQVARVAVTNDQRVAAGELLFELDDTDYRLALARAELQQQLAAAEMERQQAALQAVQAEAAQARLKAEELAREAARLERLHRLGHMSVQQAEQARNQAQQAHSALQAVEARQQEADQTRAASTLSYQQASNAVEQARLALQRTRVRAEVAGRIGNLQLQEGTQARAGEPLLALITSELTVLADLREKSLRHVTTATDAGVVFDALPGHIFKGHVSSIDSGVRQGQQPADGQLVQPEHSDRWVRDAQRLRVHITLDEPVPALATGARATVQLFPEAGRWLHGLGRAQLWLVSQFRYLY, encoded by the coding sequence ATGAGCGCGGAGCAGAGTTTCAGTCGCTGGGTGCGCCTGGCCCTGGTCGCTTTTGGCGTGCTGCTGGTGTATTTCGTGCTGATCGACAATTACGCCCCCATGACGCCCCAGGCCCAGGCGCACCGGCCGGTGCTGGCGGTGGCCCCCAGAGTGGCGGGTCAGGTGGCCCGGGTGGCGGTCACCAATGATCAGCGGGTGGCAGCGGGCGAGCTGCTGTTTGAACTGGACGACACCGATTACCGGCTGGCGCTGGCCCGGGCCGAATTGCAGCAACAACTGGCCGCCGCCGAGATGGAGCGCCAGCAGGCGGCGCTGCAGGCCGTCCAGGCGGAGGCCGCCCAGGCCCGCCTGAAAGCCGAAGAATTGGCCCGGGAAGCGGCGCGCCTGGAGCGGCTGCATCGTCTGGGCCACATGTCGGTGCAGCAGGCGGAGCAGGCCCGCAACCAGGCGCAACAGGCCCACAGTGCCCTGCAGGCGGTGGAAGCCCGGCAGCAGGAAGCCGACCAAACGCGGGCGGCATCAACGCTTTCGTACCAGCAGGCCAGCAATGCCGTTGAGCAGGCCCGGCTGGCGCTGCAGCGCACCCGGGTGAGGGCCGAAGTGGCCGGGCGCATCGGCAATCTGCAGTTGCAGGAAGGCACTCAGGCCCGGGCCGGCGAACCCCTGCTGGCGCTGATCACCAGCGAGCTGACGGTGCTTGCGGATCTGCGGGAAAAAAGCCTGCGCCACGTGACCACGGCGACCGACGCCGGGGTGGTGTTCGACGCCCTGCCGGGGCACATATTCAAGGGCCATGTGAGCAGCATCGACAGTGGTGTGCGTCAGGGCCAGCAGCCGGCCGATGGTCAGTTGGTGCAGCCGGAGCATTCCGATCGCTGGGTGCGGGACGCCCAGCGACTCAGGGTGCATATCACCCTCGACGAGCCGGTGCCGGCCCTGGCCACCGGTGCCCGGGCCACGGTGCAGCTGTTTCCCGAGGCCGGCCGCTGGCTGCATGGGCTGGGTCGGGCTCAGCTGTGGCTGGTGAGCCAGTTCCGTTATCTCTATTGA
- a CDS encoding DUF2955 domain-containing protein, with product MTFTDDRLRGCLRIALGSTAGMLTAKVMDWQMGVFFTVYPMLLLGMVPVLNRFVVLQFIGSSVLTSLEVMLLPGLLGHWPPAYTVVVFVLFLWRFYLMAKGPLMLFGASGCVSLSIMLHFASYPQYHLADMAASNLVASCLSVAAAALLYALLPNREPPVARALPEKSDHVLRHQTLLGAIVATLSFVVFQTVDLVDSLSAQVATVLVLFPMSFAGALVSGRARCIGTLLGCSAGLLFQLVLYDHYHNLLLLGLAFWICAMVFARLHALEPMPGVGFAGLTTVGILFGQYVSPEHDLVFSALYRMSSMTVAILVTLCCVYLVHKLLNLFPSTRHQIL from the coding sequence ATGACCTTTACCGACGACAGACTGCGCGGCTGCCTGCGCATTGCCCTGGGCAGTACCGCCGGCATGCTCACTGCCAAGGTGATGGACTGGCAGATGGGGGTGTTTTTTACCGTGTATCCCATGCTGCTGCTGGGCATGGTGCCGGTGCTCAACCGCTTTGTGGTGCTGCAGTTTATCGGCTCATCGGTGCTGACTTCGCTGGAGGTGATGCTGCTGCCGGGCCTGCTCGGGCACTGGCCGCCGGCCTACACGGTGGTGGTGTTTGTGCTGTTTCTGTGGCGGTTTTACCTGATGGCGAAAGGGCCGCTGATGCTGTTTGGCGCCAGTGGCTGCGTCAGCCTCAGCATCATGCTGCACTTTGCCAGCTATCCCCAGTATCACCTGGCGGACATGGCCGCCAGCAACCTGGTGGCGTCCTGCCTGTCGGTGGCGGCGGCGGCGCTGCTCTATGCCCTGTTGCCCAACCGTGAGCCGCCGGTGGCCCGGGCGCTGCCGGAGAAAAGCGACCATGTGCTGCGCCACCAGACCCTGCTGGGCGCCATCGTCGCCACCCTCAGTTTTGTGGTGTTTCAGACGGTGGATCTGGTGGACTCGCTGTCGGCCCAGGTGGCCACCGTGCTGGTGCTGTTTCCCATGAGTTTCGCCGGTGCCCTGGTGTCGGGCCGGGCCCGCTGCATCGGCACCCTGCTGGGCTGTTCGGCGGGGCTGTTGTTCCAGCTGGTGCTGTACGATCACTACCACAACCTGCTGCTGCTGGGGCTGGCGTTCTGGATTTGCGCCATGGTGTTTGCCCGCCTGCATGCGCTGGAACCCATGCCCGGGGTGGGCTTCGCCGGCCTGACGACCGTGGGCATCTTGTTTGGCCAGTATGTGTCGCCGGAGCACGATCTGGTGTTCAGCGCCCTTTACCGCATGAGCTCAATGACGGTGGCCATTCTGGTCACCCTGTGTTGCGTGTATCTGGTGCACAAGCTGCTCAACCTGTTTCCGTCCACTCGCCATCAGATTCTTTGA
- the glnA gene encoding glutamate--ammonia ligase, which translates to MSIETVMDMIKEHDVKFVDLRFTDIKGKEQHISLPVNQINDDFFEEGKMFDGSSMSAWKTIHESDMVLMPDPSTAVMDPFTEDATLNIRCDVLEPATMQGYDRDPRSIARRAEEYLVSTGIADTVLIGPEPEFFMFDDVRFHTDMSGSFFKVDDSEAKWNSGRDYAEGNKGHRPGVKGGYFPVAPIDSSHDIRSAMCLIMEEMGLVVEAHHHEVATAGQNEIACKFNTLTKKADEIQIYKYVVHNVAHAFNKTATFMPKPLVGDNGSGMHVHQSLGKNGENLFAGDLYGGLSEMALYYIGGIIKHARALNAITNPATNSYRRLVPGFEAPVMLAYSARNRSASIRIPLVGSPKARRIETRFPDPAANPYLCFAALLMAGLDGIQNKIHPGDAMDKDLYDLPAEEAAEIPTVATSLDDALDNLDKDREFLTRGGVFSDEFIDAYIKHKRKETEVINMAVHPLEFDLYYSV; encoded by the coding sequence ATGTCAATCGAAACCGTAATGGACATGATCAAGGAACACGATGTCAAATTCGTCGATCTGCGCTTTACCGATATCAAGGGTAAAGAGCAGCACATCAGCCTTCCGGTCAACCAGATCAACGATGACTTTTTTGAAGAAGGCAAGATGTTTGACGGCTCATCCATGAGCGCATGGAAGACCATTCACGAGTCCGACATGGTGCTGATGCCCGATCCGTCTACCGCCGTCATGGACCCCTTTACCGAAGACGCCACCCTGAACATTCGCTGTGACGTGCTGGAGCCTGCCACCATGCAGGGCTACGACCGGGATCCGCGCTCCATCGCCCGCCGCGCCGAGGAATACCTGGTGTCCACCGGCATCGCCGACACCGTGCTGATCGGTCCCGAGCCGGAATTCTTCATGTTCGACGACGTGCGTTTCCATACCGACATGTCCGGCAGCTTTTTCAAGGTTGATGATTCCGAAGCCAAATGGAACTCAGGCCGTGACTACGCCGAAGGCAACAAGGGCCACCGTCCGGGCGTGAAGGGCGGCTACTTCCCGGTTGCCCCCATCGACTCTTCTCACGACATCCGCTCCGCCATGTGCCTGATCATGGAAGAGATGGGTCTGGTGGTGGAAGCTCACCACCACGAGGTGGCCACCGCTGGTCAGAACGAAATTGCCTGCAAATTCAACACCCTGACCAAGAAAGCCGACGAAATCCAGATCTACAAGTACGTGGTTCACAACGTGGCCCACGCCTTTAACAAGACCGCCACCTTCATGCCTAAGCCGCTGGTGGGCGACAACGGTTCCGGTATGCACGTGCACCAGTCCCTGGGCAAGAACGGTGAAAACCTGTTCGCCGGCGACCTGTACGGCGGCCTGTCCGAAATGGCGCTGTACTACATCGGCGGCATCATCAAGCACGCCCGCGCCCTGAACGCCATCACCAATCCGGCCACCAACTCCTACCGTCGTCTGGTGCCCGGCTTTGAAGCCCCGGTGATGCTGGCCTACTCCGCCCGCAACCGTTCCGCCTCCATCCGCATTCCGCTGGTGGGTTCGCCCAAGGCCCGCCGCATCGAGACCCGCTTCCCGGATCCGGCTGCCAACCCCTACCTGTGCTTCGCCGCCCTGCTGATGGCCGGCCTGGACGGCATTCAGAACAAGATCCATCCGGGCGATGCCATGGACAAGGACCTGTACGACCTGCCGGCCGAAGAAGCCGCCGAGATCCCGACCGTGGCCACCTCGCTGGACGACGCCCTGGACAACCTGGACAAGGACCGCGAGTTCCTGACCCGTGGCGGCGTGTTCTCCGACGAGTTCATCGATGCCTACATCAAGCACAAGCGTAAGGAAACCGAGGTCATCAACATGGCGGTTCACCCGCTGGAGTTTGACCTGTACTACTCCGTATAA
- the typA gene encoding translational GTPase TypA, giving the protein MSSEINNLRNIAIIAHVDHGKTTLVDKLLQQSGTLESRGDAEERVMDSNDIERERGITILAKNTAIRWTSPEGQEYRINIVDTPGHADFGGEVERVMSMVDSVLLLVDAQEGPMPQTRFVTQKAFAQGLKPIVIINKVDKPGARPDWVMDQVFDLFDNLGATDDQLDFQVVYASGLNGWASLDADEPAEDMTALFQTIVDQVPVPDADPEGSLQMQISQLDYSSYVGVIGVGRIKRGTVRVNQQVTVIGADGKTRNGKVGQVMGYLGLQRHDVTEASAGDIVAITGLGELKISDTVCAAGAVEALPPLSVDEPTVTMTFQVNTSPFAGQDGKFVTSRNILERLKQELVHNVALRVEETGDPDKFRVSGRGELHLGILIENMRREGFELAVSRPEVILREENGELQEPFETLTVDVEESSQGSVMEKLGERKAEMTNMVPDGKGRVRIDFMVPARGLIGFQTEFMTLTSGSGLMYHTFDHYGPHKGGNIGQRNNGVLISNATGKALAYALFNLQERGRLFIEHATEVYEGMVIGIHNRSNDLTVNCLKGKQLTNIRAAGTDEALTLVPPIKMSLERALEFIDDDELVEVTPNHIRVRKKLLTENDRKRASRA; this is encoded by the coding sequence ATGTCATCTGAAATCAATAACTTGAGAAACATCGCCATCATAGCGCACGTTGACCACGGTAAAACCACCCTGGTCGACAAGCTGCTGCAGCAGTCCGGTACCCTGGAAAGCCGCGGCGATGCCGAAGAGCGGGTCATGGACTCCAACGATATCGAGCGCGAGCGCGGCATCACCATTCTGGCCAAGAACACCGCCATTCGCTGGACCTCTCCCGAAGGTCAGGAATACCGCATCAATATCGTGGACACCCCCGGACACGCCGACTTCGGTGGCGAGGTAGAGCGGGTCATGTCAATGGTGGATTCGGTGCTGCTGCTGGTGGACGCTCAGGAAGGCCCCATGCCGCAGACCCGCTTCGTAACCCAGAAGGCGTTTGCTCAGGGCCTCAAGCCCATTGTCATCATCAACAAGGTGGACAAGCCCGGCGCCCGTCCCGACTGGGTGATGGATCAGGTGTTTGATCTGTTCGACAACCTGGGTGCCACCGATGATCAGCTGGACTTCCAGGTGGTGTACGCCTCCGGCCTGAACGGCTGGGCCTCGCTCGACGCCGATGAACCGGCCGAGGACATGACCGCCCTGTTCCAGACAATAGTGGATCAGGTGCCGGTGCCCGATGCGGATCCGGAAGGTTCCCTGCAGATGCAGATCTCCCAGCTGGATTACTCCTCTTATGTAGGCGTTATTGGTGTGGGCCGCATCAAGCGCGGTACCGTCAGGGTTAACCAGCAGGTGACCGTGATCGGTGCCGACGGCAAGACCCGCAACGGCAAGGTAGGCCAGGTCATGGGTTACCTGGGCCTGCAGCGTCACGATGTGACCGAAGCCAGCGCCGGCGACATCGTCGCCATCACCGGTCTGGGTGAGCTGAAAATCTCCGACACCGTTTGCGCCGCCGGTGCGGTGGAAGCGCTGCCGCCGCTGTCGGTGGACGAGCCCACCGTCACCATGACCTTCCAGGTCAACACCTCACCCTTCGCCGGCCAGGACGGCAAGTTCGTGACGTCGCGCAACATTCTGGAGCGCCTGAAGCAGGAGCTGGTGCACAACGTGGCCCTGCGGGTGGAAGAAACCGGCGATCCCGACAAGTTCCGCGTCTCCGGCCGGGGTGAACTGCACCTGGGCATTCTGATCGAGAACATGCGTCGTGAAGGCTTTGAACTGGCGGTGTCCCGCCCCGAGGTGATTCTGCGGGAAGAGAACGGCGAGCTGCAAGAGCCCTTCGAAACCCTGACCGTGGACGTGGAAGAAAGCAGCCAGGGCTCCGTGATGGAGAAGCTGGGTGAGCGCAAGGCCGAAATGACCAACATGGTACCGGACGGCAAGGGCCGGGTGCGCATCGACTTCATGGTGCCGGCGCGCGGCCTGATCGGCTTCCAGACCGAGTTCATGACCCTGACCTCCGGCTCCGGCCTGATGTACCACACCTTTGACCACTACGGTCCGCACAAGGGTGGCAACATCGGTCAGCGCAACAACGGCGTGCTGATCTCCAACGCCACCGGCAAGGCCCTGGCCTATGCCCTGTTCAACCTGCAGGAGCGTGGCCGCTTGTTTATTGAGCATGCCACCGAAGTGTATGAAGGCATGGTGATCGGCATCCATAACCGCTCCAACGACCTGACCGTCAACTGCCTCAAGGGCAAGCAGCTGACCAACATTCGGGCCGCCGGTACCGATGAGGCGCTGACCCTGGTACCGCCGATCAAGATGAGCCTGGAGCGGGCGCTGGAGTTCATTGATGACGACGAGCTGGTGGAAGTGACCCCCAACCACATTCGGGTTCGCAAGAAACTGCTGACCGAAAACGATCGCAAGCGCGCCAGCCGCGCCTGA
- a CDS encoding cytochrome b — protein MRLLHWSTALLVFGLFGVGLWMRNLGYYDPLYQVLPYWHKSVGFLLAGLVVLRLLSRWWLAQPGPLASHRLWERRLAHLMHLVIYGLLFGLFASGYLIATADNRPASFFGWFDIPVLFTAVENQEDMAGLIHEICAWSLIGLVVLHALAALKHHWFDRDHTLKRML, from the coding sequence ATGCGCCTTTTACACTGGAGCACCGCCTTGCTGGTGTTCGGGCTGTTTGGCGTCGGGCTGTGGATGCGCAACCTGGGCTACTATGACCCGCTCTATCAGGTGCTGCCCTACTGGCACAAAAGCGTCGGTTTTCTGCTGGCCGGCCTGGTGGTGTTGCGGCTGCTGAGCCGCTGGTGGCTTGCCCAGCCGGGGCCGCTGGCCAGCCATCGGCTTTGGGAGCGGCGGCTGGCTCACCTGATGCACCTGGTGATTTACGGGCTGCTGTTCGGGCTCTTTGCCAGCGGTTACCTGATCGCCACCGCCGACAACAGGCCCGCCTCCTTTTTTGGCTGGTTCGACATTCCGGTGTTGTTCACCGCCGTTGAAAATCAGGAGGATATGGCCGGCCTGATCCACGAAATTTGCGCCTGGTCGCTGATTGGCCTAGTGGTGCTGCACGCCCTGGCCGCCCTCAAGCACCACTGGTTTGACCGGGACCATACCCTGAAACGCATGCTGTGA
- a CDS encoding YceI family protein — MKKTLIATALLAVSASPAFAAVENYTVDTQGMHASVNFKINHLGYSWIVGRFNDFNGSFAFDEENAANNSVAVTVNTASIDTNHGERDRHLRSDDFLDVSKFPEASFKSTSVTQDDDEGEYLVKGDLTLHGVTKPVEFEIEQVGAGQDPWGGFRRGFEGELELKLADFGIDYDLGPAAATVYLEIHLEGVRQ, encoded by the coding sequence ATGAAAAAGACCCTGATCGCCACCGCCCTGCTGGCGGTATCCGCCTCACCGGCCTTTGCCGCCGTGGAAAACTACACCGTTGACACTCAGGGCATGCATGCCTCGGTCAATTTCAAAATCAACCACCTGGGCTACAGCTGGATCGTGGGCCGCTTTAACGACTTCAACGGCAGCTTTGCCTTTGATGAGGAAAACGCCGCCAACAACAGCGTGGCAGTGACCGTCAATACCGCCAGCATCGACACCAACCACGGTGAGCGGGACCGCCACCTACGCAGCGACGATTTTCTCGATGTGAGCAAGTTTCCCGAAGCCAGCTTCAAAAGCACCAGCGTGACCCAGGACGATGACGAGGGTGAATACCTGGTGAAAGGCGACCTCACCCTGCACGGCGTCACCAAGCCGGTGGAGTTTGAAATCGAGCAGGTGGGTGCCGGCCAGGATCCCTGGGGCGGTTTCCGTCGTGGTTTTGAAGGCGAGCTGGAGCTGAAACTGGCCGACTTTGGTATCGACTACGATCTGGGTCCGGCGGCCGCCACCGTGTACCTGGAAATTCATCTGGAAGGGGTGCGTCAGTAA
- a CDS encoding virulence factor BrkB family protein, which translates to MTQIVARIGHRLRFIREHGVDFARFVLKRMHQDRLKITAGYLTYISLLSLVPMLAVVFAMMSAFPMFAELRETIQNFVFSNFVPAAGDVVQKNIQGFIDNASKTTAIGVAALAVTAMLLISAIDENFNHIWRVSQKRRWSVAFSTYWMILTLGPILAGASLAVTSYVTSMRIFQGDSFFGVGAVLLGMLPFLLSTLMFVVFYMVVPNKRVRFGHAIVGGLVAALLFELAKRGFAFYITQFPSYEAIYGALATVPILFVWVYLSWMIALFGAELTASLGDYEHSHGLSFENDDHDEDPA; encoded by the coding sequence ATGACCCAGATTGTCGCCCGTATCGGGCATCGTCTGCGCTTTATTCGTGAGCATGGCGTGGACTTCGCCCGCTTTGTACTGAAACGCATGCACCAGGACCGGCTCAAGATCACCGCCGGTTACCTGACCTACATCAGCCTGCTGTCGCTGGTGCCCATGCTGGCGGTGGTGTTTGCCATGATGTCGGCCTTTCCCATGTTTGCCGAACTGCGCGAAACCATTCAGAACTTTGTGTTCAGCAACTTCGTGCCGGCGGCGGGGGACGTGGTGCAGAAGAACATTCAGGGCTTTATCGACAACGCCTCCAAGACCACCGCCATCGGGGTGGCGGCGCTGGCGGTGACCGCCATGCTGTTGATCTCGGCCATCGACGAAAACTTCAACCATATCTGGCGGGTCAGTCAGAAGCGGCGCTGGTCGGTGGCTTTTTCTACCTACTGGATGATCCTCACCCTGGGGCCCATTCTGGCCGGGGCCAGCCTGGCGGTGACCTCCTACGTGACCTCGATGCGCATTTTTCAGGGTGACAGTTTTTTCGGGGTGGGCGCCGTGCTGCTCGGCATGTTGCCGTTTTTGCTGTCCACCCTGATGTTCGTGGTGTTCTACATGGTGGTGCCCAACAAGCGGGTGCGCTTTGGCCATGCCATTGTCGGCGGCCTGGTGGCGGCGCTGCTGTTTGAACTCGCCAAGCGCGGCTTTGCCTTTTACATCACCCAGTTTCCGTCTTATGAGGCCATTTATGGCGCCCTGGCCACCGTGCCCATCCTGTTTGTGTGGGTCTACCTGAGCTGGATGATCGCCCTGTTCGGAGCCGAGCTGACCGCCAGTCTGGGCGATTACGAGCACAGTCACGGGCTAAGCTTTGAGAACGACGACCACGACGAGGATCCGGCCTGA
- the pip gene encoding prolyl aminopeptidase, whose translation MRTLYPAINANRQQWLPVSELHQIYAEESGNPLGIPVVLVHGGPGAGISPEHRRFFDPERYRIILFDQRGAGQSTPHAELADNSTQGLIADMEHIRTYLGIERWLVFGGSWGATLGLCYAIEHPERVLGLVLRGLFLGRRQDLDWLYGPDGGAAQLFPDYYREYLAPLEGEASDLLNRYYQLLTSDNELARLNAARAWAIWEGRISTLLPRNDAEGHFGEAHSALALARLECHYFVNHCFIKENHIIERIGRLRSLPAILVHGRYDAICKPAAATALAGHWPELRLQIVPGAGHSAFEPGIIDALVKATDQMARELNNT comes from the coding sequence ATGCGCACCCTTTATCCGGCAATCAATGCCAACCGGCAGCAGTGGCTGCCCGTTTCCGAGCTGCACCAGATCTATGCGGAAGAAAGCGGCAACCCCCTCGGCATTCCGGTGGTGCTGGTGCATGGCGGGCCCGGGGCCGGCATCAGCCCCGAGCACCGGCGTTTTTTTGATCCGGAGCGCTATCGCATCATTCTGTTTGATCAGCGCGGTGCCGGCCAGTCAACGCCCCATGCGGAGCTGGCCGACAACAGCACGCAAGGCCTGATCGCCGACATGGAGCACATCCGCACTTACCTTGGCATTGAGCGCTGGCTGGTGTTTGGCGGCTCCTGGGGCGCCACCCTGGGGCTGTGTTATGCCATTGAACACCCCGAACGCGTGCTGGGGCTGGTGCTGCGCGGCCTGTTTCTGGGGCGCCGGCAGGATCTGGACTGGCTGTATGGTCCCGACGGCGGTGCCGCCCAGCTGTTTCCCGATTATTACCGGGAGTATCTCGCCCCCCTTGAGGGCGAGGCCAGTGATCTGCTCAACCGCTATTACCAGTTGCTTACCAGCGACAACGAGCTGGCCCGGCTCAATGCCGCCCGGGCCTGGGCCATCTGGGAGGGGCGCATTTCCACCCTGCTGCCCAGAAATGATGCAGAGGGCCACTTCGGCGAGGCCCACAGCGCCCTGGCGCTGGCCCGGCTGGAGTGTCATTACTTCGTTAATCACTGTTTTATAAAAGAAAATCATATTATCGAACGGATAGGCCGGCTGCGCTCGCTGCCGGCCATTCTGGTGCACGGCCGTTACGACGCCATCTGCAAACCCGCCGCCGCCACGGCGCTTGCCGGGCACTGGCCCGAACTGCGGCTGCAAATTGTGCCCGGGGCCGGACATTCGGCCTTTGAACCGGGTATCATTGACGCTTTGGTCAAGGCCACCGATCAGATGGCAAGGGAGCTGAACAACACATGA
- the dtd gene encoding D-aminoacyl-tRNA deacylase, with translation MIALIQRVTEASVTVAGERVGAIGPGLLVLLGVERDDDKSKADKLLAKVLGYRVFADEHGKMNLNLRQAGGSLLVVSQFTLAADTNSGLRPSFSRGAAPADAERWYDYFVMAARDQGIVTEAGRFAADMQVSLTNDGPVTFWLQV, from the coding sequence ATGATAGCCCTGATACAAAGAGTCACCGAGGCGAGCGTGACCGTGGCCGGCGAACGGGTGGGCGCCATCGGCCCCGGCTTGCTGGTGCTGCTGGGCGTGGAGCGGGATGACGACAAGAGCAAGGCCGACAAGTTGCTGGCCAAGGTGCTGGGCTATCGGGTATTTGCCGATGAACATGGTAAAATGAACCTCAATCTGCGCCAGGCCGGCGGCAGCCTGCTGGTGGTGTCCCAGTTTACCCTGGCCGCCGATACCAACAGCGGCCTGCGGCCCAGCTTTTCCCGTGGCGCGGCCCCGGCCGACGCCGAGCGCTGGTATGACTATTTCGTCATGGCGGCGCGGGATCAGGGCATCGTCACCGAAGCCGGTCGCTTTGCCGCCGACATGCAGGTCAGCCTGACCAACGACGGCCCCGTTACCTTCTGGCTACAGGTTTAG
- a CDS encoding bifunctional GNAT family N-acetyltransferase/hotdog fold thioesterase encodes MYRVVTPQTEAELEAYYQLRWQLLRKPWQQPKGSERDEFDEYAHHRMMVDDNGKLVAVGRLYVSGDEAQIRFMAVIPECRGKGLGSRMVQALEQVARQQGVRRLVMNAREEAVAFYSQCGFTVVGEGPISFGKIPHRQMIKALTSIHQISHRPELCDELQRQWHRRIPISEKMGVKIIQYTGSKLRTQANLNANLNLHESMFAGSIYSQCVLTGWGLIWLQMQEYGLSGDIVQSSGDIKYLTPVWDEPTAEVQGRLRDQLQPLARGERVKVELSVTLYSGGTRAALFTGRYVILSH; translated from the coding sequence ATGTATCGTGTGGTCACCCCGCAAACGGAAGCGGAACTGGAAGCCTACTATCAGCTGCGCTGGCAGCTGCTGCGCAAGCCCTGGCAGCAACCCAAGGGCTCGGAGCGGGACGAATTCGACGAATATGCCCATCATCGCATGATGGTGGATGATAACGGCAAGCTGGTGGCGGTGGGCCGCCTGTACGTGAGCGGAGACGAAGCCCAGATCCGCTTTATGGCGGTGATCCCCGAGTGCCGCGGCAAGGGGCTGGGCTCGCGCATGGTGCAGGCGCTGGAGCAGGTGGCGCGTCAGCAGGGGGTACGCCGCCTGGTGATGAACGCCCGGGAAGAAGCGGTGGCCTTTTACAGCCAGTGCGGCTTTACCGTGGTGGGCGAGGGCCCCATCAGTTTTGGCAAAATTCCCCACCGGCAGATGATCAAGGCGCTGACCTCCATTCATCAGATCAGCCACCGGCCCGAGCTGTGCGATGAGCTGCAGCGCCAGTGGCACCGACGCATTCCCATCAGCGAAAAGATGGGCGTCAAGATCATTCAGTACACCGGCAGCAAGCTCAGAACCCAGGCCAACCTTAACGCCAACCTCAACCTGCATGAGTCCATGTTTGCCGGCAGCATTTACAGTCAGTGTGTGCTCACCGGATGGGGACTGATCTGGCTGCAGATGCAGGAATACGGCCTGAGTGGCGACATTGTGCAGAGCAGCGGCGACATCAAGTACCTGACGCCGGTATGGGACGAGCCCACCGCCGAGGTGCAGGGCCGGCTGCGGGACCAGCTGCAACCCCTGGCCCGGGGCGAACGGGTCAAGGTGGAGCTCAGTGTCACCCTGTACAGCGGCGGCACCCGTGCCGCCCTGTTCACCGGCCGCTATGTGATCCTGAGCCACTGA